In Synechococcus sp. PCC 6312, one genomic interval encodes:
- a CDS encoding DUF4114 domain-containing protein, with amino-acid sequence MTIQYTPRAQDLLTYLATDRLNTSGQSNSLNTNILLNSDLFAGQANIFTANYGFEGYMGIPGIDGTNGASQQIAFDNNVAWNNLGDLTGATQRAYTSAISTDTVQRTYGVDLEKNDNIPIVFTWPLLPETVNPTDFQVILNTGTIVTPAIASFLPNSEYNERQTVVITGEFGNRLTPGQAGAIYPISVKTVLDSTPLEMVGPNGPISAVGLTIDSLNPYVAGNGPKIIAAKLNRFSDLGEGAPIWLATNQNNSGSDLYGNQAQFRLRIYTSAGFSPDGIASLLPTEFGRYFRLQAEDMNGQTINLTQTGINYDIPGFGVVRVVGLADLAAVQDTYDLTYIEDHDNYYDIILAGDEAAVQQIRRVEMPSAGDYSPVYNPGGPGNDPENGPPGPFTVPSSPHSINVQNNLAQNSNVSYVEVDGPVMRNPFSGTPIGNNLGLAVKDLATGHEIYQYVDPDGKNFYASFAAATDEATDLNLPLSNPAPIDLIDAQNFTPGTTVTVSGSYSREAAFESSMGFYRLLDNNGRVLDPLTGNSLTPGQAGYSEAALSTANRLQTSGSTLTVGNLETKSFSFNILGGELYAPFLQVNALDASGVTEITYFAFGVANQDGLSHGTKWGANVIGFEDLLGGGDFDFDDIILRFSLLQ; translated from the coding sequence ATGACAATTCAATATACCCCCCGCGCCCAAGACTTACTCACCTATCTCGCAACGGATCGTCTGAATACGTCTGGCCAGAGTAACTCCCTGAATACGAATATCCTGCTCAATAGTGATTTATTTGCAGGCCAAGCGAATATTTTTACTGCCAATTATGGGTTTGAAGGCTACATGGGGATTCCGGGAATAGATGGTACCAATGGCGCCTCCCAGCAAATTGCCTTTGATAATAATGTGGCCTGGAATAACCTCGGAGATCTGACTGGTGCAACCCAACGGGCTTATACATCGGCCATTAGTACGGATACAGTTCAGCGGACTTACGGAGTTGACCTAGAGAAAAACGATAATATTCCGATTGTATTCACATGGCCGCTATTACCTGAGACAGTTAACCCGACCGACTTTCAAGTCATTCTCAACACTGGCACTATTGTCACCCCGGCAATTGCTTCTTTTCTGCCCAATAGTGAATATAACGAGCGACAAACGGTTGTGATTACGGGCGAATTTGGCAATCGGTTAACTCCAGGCCAAGCCGGTGCCATTTATCCCATCTCCGTCAAAACCGTTTTAGATAGTACGCCGTTAGAAATGGTGGGGCCAAATGGGCCAATTAGTGCCGTTGGGTTGACGATTGACAGCCTCAATCCCTATGTAGCCGGTAATGGGCCCAAAATTATCGCTGCCAAGCTTAACCGTTTTAGTGACCTCGGCGAAGGCGCGCCCATTTGGTTAGCAACTAATCAAAACAATAGTGGCTCAGACCTCTACGGCAACCAGGCCCAGTTTCGCCTCCGAATTTACACCAGTGCTGGATTTTCCCCGGATGGTATTGCGAGTTTATTGCCCACAGAATTTGGCCGCTATTTTCGACTTCAAGCGGAAGATATGAATGGACAAACGATAAACCTCACTCAAACTGGCATTAATTATGACATCCCTGGATTTGGCGTTGTGCGTGTTGTGGGTTTAGCAGACTTGGCCGCAGTGCAAGATACCTACGATCTAACTTACATTGAAGATCACGACAACTATTACGACATTATTTTGGCCGGAGATGAGGCCGCCGTTCAGCAAATTAGACGAGTGGAAATGCCTTCTGCGGGAGATTACTCACCGGTTTATAACCCCGGTGGGCCGGGTAATGATCCTGAAAATGGCCCGCCTGGCCCCTTTACCGTCCCCAGTAGCCCCCACAGCATCAACGTTCAAAATAACCTGGCTCAAAACTCCAATGTCTCCTATGTGGAGGTGGATGGCCCAGTGATGCGCAACCCCTTCAGTGGCACTCCCATCGGTAACAATCTTGGTTTAGCGGTCAAAGATTTGGCAACAGGCCATGAGATCTATCAATATGTTGACCCCGATGGCAAGAATTTTTATGCATCTTTTGCTGCCGCTACGGATGAGGCAACGGATTTAAATCTACCCCTGAGTAATCCTGCTCCCATCGATTTAATTGATGCTCAGAATTTCACCCCAGGGACAACCGTAACGGTTTCTGGTTCCTATAGTCGAGAAGCAGCCTTTGAAAGCTCGATGGGGTTTTATCGCCTGTTGGACAACAATGGCCGTGTCCTCGATCCCCTCACAGGTAATAGTCTCACCCCAGGCCAAGCAGGTTATTCTGAAGCCGCCTTATCAACCGCAAATCGTCTCCAAACATCCGGCTCAACCCTAACCGTTGGCAATCTAGAAACCAAGAGTTTTTCCTTCAATATTCTAGGTGGGGAATTATACGCGCCGTTTTTGCAGGTGAATGCGCTTGATGCCAGTGGCGTAACCGAAATAACCTATTTTGCCTTTGGCGTCGCCAACCAAGATGGACTCAGCCACGGGACTAAATGGGGAGCTAATGTGATTGGGTTTGAAGACCTGCTTGGCGGAGGAGATTTTGACTTTGATGATATTATTTTGCGCTTTAGTTTATTACAATAA
- a CDS encoding Uma2 family endonuclease, whose translation MIAQPQNLTLSPQEYLNLEAASETKHEYYQGEVYAMAGATQAHGLITLNLGTLFRQQLRGQDCRPFVTDIKVNIETGACYFYPDVVVTCDPRDQNLMAALVNYPVLIAEVLSETTESLDRGRKFIAYQKLDSLQYYLLVSQTEARLECYHRQAPQQWLLTTYKTGDTLIIPGLNFTCAIADIYEDVNLG comes from the coding sequence ATGATCGCCCAACCTCAAAACCTAACCCTTTCACCTCAAGAGTACTTGAACCTAGAAGCCGCCAGTGAAACGAAACATGAATACTATCAAGGGGAAGTGTACGCTATGGCTGGGGCTACTCAGGCTCATGGTTTAATTACCCTTAACTTGGGAACCCTCTTCCGTCAACAACTCCGGGGACAAGATTGTCGGCCATTTGTCACAGATATCAAAGTTAATATTGAAACTGGAGCCTGTTATTTTTATCCTGATGTTGTTGTTACCTGTGATCCTCGCGACCAGAACCTCATGGCTGCCCTGGTCAATTATCCAGTTTTGATTGCTGAAGTGTTATCAGAAACTACTGAAAGCCTTGATCGCGGACGCAAATTTATTGCCTATCAAAAATTAGACTCTCTCCAGTATTATCTCCTGGTTAGCCAAACCGAAGCTCGCTTAGAGTGCTATCATCGCCAGGCCCCACAGCAATGGCTTTTAACAACCTACAAAACTGGAGATACCCTGATCATTCCAGGCCTGAACTTTACCTGTGCAATTGCCGATATTTATGAAGATGTGAACCTGGGCTAA